The following coding sequences lie in one Cannabis sativa cultivar Pink pepper isolate KNU-18-1 chromosome 5, ASM2916894v1, whole genome shotgun sequence genomic window:
- the LOC115717378 gene encoding protein BRANCHLESS TRICHOME, which yields MEEEKKKMTMMMMATTTNPTIPESQSWKLYDNPFYDSHQNHNHHHHHSQKLQKQSKNLQCLHIPISARKLAASFWDLTFFRPVMESELDQVKTQMADLKTELECERRARRKLEAMNKRLVKELTEVRKGKEEMEKMCEEMAKEISFDKGEIFRMKKEFDEERKMMRVSEVLREERVQMKLAEAKIFLEEKLLEFENSSSSKASKVNNNNDSVCFSGKFRNLVLGNNNNNDNSIVSSKSYLGHHIDQNDFGNSTGFSSSSSSLQIFPRKSASSESENPHIKRGIKGFVEFPRVVRAIGSKHHRHYWGTKLECQKAQLRIFLNQKNPISSSNNNLVIS from the coding sequence ATGgaggaagagaagaagaagatgacgatgatgatgatggcTACAACAACCAATCCAACTATCCCAGAAAGCCAAAGTTGGAAACTTTATGACAACCCATTTTACGATTCTCATCAAAAtcataatcatcatcatcaccatagCCAAAAGCTTCAAAAACAGAGCAAGAACCTTCAGTGTCTTCACATTCCTATCTCAGCCAGAAAATTAGCTGCTTCTTTTTGGGATCTGACCTTTTTCAGACCAGTAATGGAATCAGAGCTCGATCAGGTTAAAACCCAAATGGCCGATTTGAAAACAGAGCTGGAATGCGAACGCAGAGCAAGAAGGAAGCTTGAAGCTATGAACAAGAGGCTGGTCAAAGAGTTGACCGAGGTGAGAAAGGGAAAAGAAGAAATGGAGAAAATGTGTGAAGAAATGGCTAAAGAGATTTCTTTTGATAAAGGTGAGATTTTTAGGATGAAGAAAGAAtttgatgaagagagaaagatgaTGAGAGTTTCTGAGGTTTTGAGAGAAGAAAGAGTTCAGATGAAGTTAGCTGAAGCTAAGATTTTTCTTGAAGAGAAGCTTTTGGAGTTTGAAAACTCTTCTTCTTCTAAAGCTTCtaaagttaataataataatgattctGTTTGTTTCTCGGGAAAATTTAGAAATTTGGTATtgggtaataataataataatgataattcaATTGTCTCATCAAAATCATATCTTGGTCATCATATTGATCAAAATGATTTTGGTAATTCAACtggtttttcttcttcttcttcatctttacAGATTTTCCCGAGAAAATCAGCTTCCTCAGAAAGTGAAAATCCTCATATAAAGAGAGGAATTAAAGGGTTTGTTGAATTTCCAAGAGTGGTTAGAGCAATTGGATCGAAACATCATAGGCATTATTGGGGTACAAAATTGGAGTGTCAAAAAGCTCAGTTAAGGATTTTTCTTAACCAAAAAAATCCCATTTCTTCATCTAATAATAATCTTGTTATTAGTTAA
- the LOC115715641 gene encoding beta-carotene isomerase D27, chloroplastic, with protein MVVVLSFQPLHFHSPQLPKTKTHYGLGVARCGIAEPSGKPAPFGEKTKYKDGLFEKGFMSLFARKMGKFAAKEKKTERESSKGFWDYDYDSFVDVSKRVMQGRSRLQQQEVVREVLLSMLPPGAPAQFRKLFPPTKWAAEFNAALTVPFFHWLVGPSEVIEIEVNGVKQKSGVLIKKCRYLENSGCVGMCVNMCKIPTQDFFTNEFGLPLTMTPNFEDMSCEMAYGKVPPPFEEDPVSKQPCFSEICSMANPSSSICHKLQA; from the exons ATGGTGGTTGTTCTAAGCTTCCAACCCCTTCACTTTCATTCCCCTCAGcttcccaaaaccaaaacccattACGGCTTGGGAGTGGCGCGGTGTGGGATAGCCGAGCCGTCGGGGAAGCCGGCTCCGTTCGGTGAGAAAACGAAATACAAAGATGGGTTGTTTGAGAAGGGTTTCATGAGTCTGTTCGCTAGGAAAATGGGTAAATTCGCGGCTAAGGAGAAGAAAACAGAGAGAGAATCATCAAAAGGGTTTTGGGATTATGACTATGATTCTTTTGTTGATGTTTCTAAGAGAGTAATGCAAGGAAGGTCTCGTCTTCAACAACAGGAAGTTGTTCGTGAGGTTCTCTTGTCTATGCTTCCACCTGGTGCACCTGCTCAG TTCAGGAAATTATTTCCACCAACCAAATGGGCTGCAGAGTTCAATGCAGCATTGACTGTTCCTTTCTTTCATTGGCTAGTTGGACCTTCTGAG GTTATAGAAATTGAAGTCAATGGGGTGAAGCAAAAAAGTGGAGTACTTATAAAGAAATGCAG GTACTTGGAGAATAGTGGATGTGTTGGAATGTGTGTGAATATGTGCAAAATTCCAACCCAAGATTTCTTCACTAATGAATTTGGCCTTCCATTGACCATGACACCAA ATTTTGAAGATATGAGTTGTGAGATGGCTTATGGTAAAGTTCCACCCCCATTTGAGGAAGATCCAGTGTCAAAACAGCCATGTTTTTCTGAAATAT GTTCAATGGCTAATCCCAGCTCTAGCATTTGTCACAAGTTACAAGCATGA
- the LOC133038525 gene encoding uncharacterized protein LOC133038525 translates to MLYTYILYNPSSQIVSYSLILTISQFLFLFSLLNQINCFNLKSFGVSNQPIIVPCLRNLQGLEGIVRVNYSGVENKLRDLMENGEPRRSTRLNERAAVRDRARGRGRGCARGRGRGNQHVPAEAVIQENQNAPVNGQQPGQGGGNHEVPAGVVGQEHQNAPVVVPPQQEDLAQEVARLKEEIRKRDEEALNRQEQPNQGQHQFLPVQYMPVPEGRWEPIYERFRKQHPPNF, encoded by the exons atgttatatacgtatatactctataaccctagcagccagatagtatcgtattcccttattctcaccatctctcaatttctttttttattctctctattgaaccaaatcaattgttttaatcttaagagcttcggggttagcaatcaaccgatcatcgttccgtgtcttcgaaatcttcag ggcctagaaggtatcgtaagagttaattacagcggagttgag AACAAGTTAAGGGATTTGATGGAAAACGGTGAACCCAGAAGATCAACCCGCTTGAATGAAAGAGCGGCTGTAAGAGACCGAGCTAGAGGTCGAGGGCGAGGATGTGCTCGCGGTCGAGGCAGGGGAAACCAGCATGTCCCTGCCGAGGCGGTGATCCAGGAGAATCAAAATGCCCCTGTAAATGGACAGCAACCAGGTCAAGGTGGGGGTAACCACGAAGTCCCTGCTGGGGTAGTTGGTCAAGAacaccaaaatgcccctgtagTGGTGCCACCACAACAAGAAGATTTGGCGCAAGAAGTTGCTCGTCTCAAGGAAGAAATTAGGAAGCGAGATGAAGAGGCTCTCAACCGTCAGGAACAACCCAATCAAGGACAACATCAATTTTTGCCGGTGCAATACATGCCTGTGCCGGAGGGTCGATGGGAACCaatatatgaaaggttccgcaagcaacACCCACCAAATTTTTAA
- the LOC115716200 gene encoding protein CANDIDATE G-PROTEIN COUPLED RECEPTOR 7: MATNWTQFAFFLTITMAFLSLCFAEIRFSEMRNEVRSIVPLDEFGFTHKGRLELNVSKISISGKNSEPNLANVGFFLCTRESWNHVFQQLEDGEIDCPLRSDMVKKVLTFTSLKTLNDGNLDILYNETDADQYTLLFANCNSGSTVTMNVRSAMYNLDGKGNVRDYLSAGKTVLPRVYFLFSLSYFIIAGLWIYVLYKKRLTVFRIHFFMLAVVILKALNLLCEAEDKKYIKRTGSAHGWDVLFYIFSFLKGITLFTLIVLIGTGWSFLKPYLQDKEKKVLMIVIPLQVVANIAQVVIDETGPFGQDWFTWRQVFLLVDVVCCCAVLFPIVWSIKNLREAAKTDGKAAVNLMKLTLFRQYYIVVICYIYFTRVVFFALETITSYRYLWTSVVASELATLGFYVFTGYKFKPEAHNPYFVIDDDEEEAAAEALKLEDEFEL, translated from the coding sequence ATGGCGACTAATTGGACTCAATTCGCCTTCTTTCTTACGATTACAATGGCTTTTTTGTCACTCTGTTTCGCTGAAATTCGATTCTCCGAGATGCGAAACGAGGTACGGTCAATTGTCCCTTTAGACGAATTTGGATTCACACACAAGGGTCGTCTCGAGCTCAATGTTTCGAAGATCTCGATTTCCGGTAAGAATTCTGAGCCTAATCTCGCTAATGTCGGTTTCTTCCTCTGTACACGGGAATCGTGGAATCATGTCTTCCAGCAGCTTGAAGATGGTGAGATCGATTGTCCTCTCAGATCTGATATGGTGAAAAAGGTTCTCACTTTCACTTCTCTCAAAACCCTAAATGATGGAAATCTCGATATTTTGTATAATGAGACCGATGCGGATCAGTACACGCTTCTTTTCGCTAATTGCAATTCTGGATCGACGGTCACGATGAATGTAAGGTCGGCGATGTACAATCTTGACGGAAAGGGCAATGTCCGAGATTACCTCTCCGCTGGTAAAACTGTTCTTCCTAGGGTTTACTTCCTATTCTCGCTGTCTTACTTTATTATCGCTGGTCTTTGGATTTATGTGTTGTACAAGAAACGGCTCACTGTTTTTAGAATCCATTTCTTTATGCTCGCTGTTGTAATTCTCAAAGCTTTGAATCTTCTTTGTGAGGCTGAAGACAAGAAGTATATTAAGCGTACTGGTAGTGCTCATGGTTGGGATGTGTTGTTTTATATATTCAGTTTCTTAAAGGGTATCACACTCTTTACATTGATTGTTTTGATTGGGACTGGTTGGTCTTTCTTGAAACCTTACTTGCAAGACAAGGAAAAGAAGGTTTTGATGATTGTGATTCCACTTCAGGTTGTAGCTAATATTGCGCAAGTTGTAATTGATGAGACAGGGCCATTTGGGCAGGATTGGTTCACTTGGAGACAGGTATTTTTGCTCGTCGATGTTGTTTGTTGTTGCGCGGTGTTGTTCCCTATCGTTTGGTCGATTAAGAACTTGCGCGAAGCTGCTAAAACTGATGGCAAAGCTGCTGTTAATTTGATGAAGTTGACCCTTTTCAGACAGTATTACATTGTGGTTATCTGTTACATTTACTTCACTCGTGTTGTGTTCTTTGCTTTGGAAACTATCACCTCTTACCGGTATCTTTGGACTAGTGTAGTGGCTTCGGAGCTGGCCACTCTAGGTTTCTATGTTTTTACTGGTTACAAGTTCAAGCCTGAGGCTCACAATCCTTACTTTGtgattgatgatgatgaagaagaggcTGCCGCCGAAGCTTTGAAGCTTGAGGATGAATTTGAATTGTAA
- the LOC115716199 gene encoding endoglucanase 1: MTPSFKFSLKIQILTLYLTSLLSLHSYAFTSKDYTSALEKSILFFEGQRSGKLSGGSNQRLTWRGDSALSDGSSYHVDLSGGYYDAGDNVKFGLPMAFTTTLLSWSVIEFGDEMGNQIEHARDAIRWGTDYLLKAATSTPETLYVQVGDPNMDHRCWERPEDMDTPRNVYKVTTQHPGSDVAAETAAALAAASIVFKSSDSSYSNKLLQTAKKVFDFADKHRGSYSDSLNSVVCPFYCSYSGYHDELLWGASWIHRASGDSLYLDYIKSNGHTMGSDDDSYSFSWDDKRPGTKILLSKDFFDKKVGEFQPFKAHSDNYICSLIPGTSSFQAQYTPGGLFYKGSESNLQYVTTSAFLLLTYAKYLNLNGGVTTCGGSTITVENLVSHAKKQVDYILGDNPAKMSYMVGFGEKYPQHVHHRGSSLPSIHSHPSRISCNDGFQYLNSGSPNPNVLVGAVVGGPDNRDNFSDDRNNYQQSEPATYINAPFVGALAYFSAKN; this comes from the exons ATGACACCCTCTTTCAAATTCTCCCTAAAGATTCAGATTCTAACTTTATACTTAACTTCATTGCTTTCACTACATTCCTATGCATTTACATCGAAAGACTACACTTCAGCACTTGAGAAATCCATTCTGTTTTTCGAAGGACAGCGGTCCGGGAAGTTATCCGGTGGCTCAAACCAAAGGCTCACTTGGAGAGGAGACTCTGCCTTGTCCGATGGCTCTTCTTATCAT GTTGATCTTAGTGGTGGATACTATGATGCTGGAGACAATGTTAAATTTGGTTTGCCAATGGCTTTTACAACCACATTATTGTCATGGAGTGTCATCGAGTTCGGGGACGAAATGGGGAACCAAATTGAGCATGCTAGAGACGCCATTCGTTGGGGGACGGATTATCTTCTTAAAGCGGCTACATCCACACCCGAAACATTATACGTTCAG GTAGGTGATCCTAACATGGATCACCGGTGTTGGGAAAGGCCTGAAGATATGGACACACCGCGAAATGTATACAAAGTTACTACTCAACATCCGGGATCAGATGTTGCAGCCGAAACTGCAGCTGCATTGGCTGCAGCTTCGATTGTGTTCAAGAGTTCTGACTCTTCTTACTCGAACAAATTGCTTCAAACTGCGAAAAAAGTGTTTGATTTCGCCGATAAGCATCGCGGTTCTTATAGCGATTCGCTTAATTCGGTTGTTTGCCCATTTTACTGCTCCTATTCAGGATACCAT GATGAGCTTCTTTGGGGTGCTTCTTGGATTCATAGAGCCTCTGGGGATAGTTTATACTTAGATTACATTAAATCCAATGGCCATACAATGGGCTCAGATGATGATAGCTACTCATTTAGCTGGGATGACAAGAGACCAGGAACCAAAATTCTCCTTTCaaag GATTTCTTTGACAAAAAAGTTGGCGAATTCCAACCATTCAAAGCACACTCAGATAACTACATATGTTCTCTAATTCCTGGCACATCAAGTTTTCAAGCTCAATACACaccag GAGGACTTTTCTATAAAGGAAGTGAAAGTAATCTTCAATATGTTACAACCTCAGCTTTCTTACTCTTAACATATGCAAAGTACCTTAATTTAAATGGTGGAGTTACCACTTGTGGAGGCTCAACAATCACAGTTGAAAACCTTGTTTCACATGCAAAGAAACAAGTTGATTACATATTAGGAGATAATCCAGCAAAAATGTCTTATATGGTTGGATTTGGTGAAAAATATCCTCAACATGTTCACCATAGAGGCTCTTCTCTCCCGTCAATTCATTCACACCCCTCTCGCATTTCTTGCAATGACGGCTTTCAATACTTGAATTCTGGATCCCCGAACCCTAATGTACTTgttggtgctgtcgtcggtggccCTGATAACCGAGATAACTTCTCGGATGATCGGAATAATTATCAACAATCTGAGCCTGCTACTTACATTAATGCACCTTTTGTTGGTGCTCTTGCTTATTTCTCAGCCAAAAATTAG